The following are from one region of the Nicotiana tabacum cultivar K326 chromosome 3, ASM71507v2, whole genome shotgun sequence genome:
- the LOC107794274 gene encoding uncharacterized protein LOC107794274 yields MLFSIIFFDTDNELCNRISKLQEANLSEEVVTKIRQLMDGNPYAQFFFQLKDHSSFQNLQIRIVANAILDQRVYNKPSVDQIAAIWIDRNNPNVPFDREIIVHEHSSNKHRVKHYYGCYDPLQYPLLFPNGEVGWHQGIHKYKSKGGASTSEVANVNQNVPTYTSANEAFHKEEQEVRRESKSCVSCREYYCYKFQIRKGEKTILLLCGRLLQQFVVDMYIKLETTRLEFFRLEQALLRREILQGIVDSIMAGEYRGDKVGQRVILSAPFIGGPRDMRRRYMDAMALVQHFGKPDLFITMTCNPDWAEIQENLCEGQLEQDRPDLVTRVFRAKLQDLKDQIFKKKIFGYKITSADQYDKFISAELPDEEEYPLLHDLVVKHMMHGPCGKHRPTNSCMKDGQYKNHYPRPFSNKSIQGKDGYPIYKRRNDGKIGKIWTKRKTRSVIGRIATVNIEFYSMLQLILEKAKDLLIVNGRECETFKETAKERGLLESDNSISECLREAVLFKMPSALRNLFAIILVHCNPTDIRKLWETYYEDMSKDFRKIHDNSPVAQLQCTLKSINYFLESMGKKIDKYDLPKLDYGRDNGNVSECREIIEERSINVSSEDFDAQSKLNPEQEQAFKTILERVDSGRAGLFFVDGPGGTGKTFLYRALLANLISRCMIALAMATSGVAAAILPEGRTTHSRFDIPL; encoded by the exons ATgttattttcaattatattttttgacaCGGACAATGAATTATGCAATCGGATTTCAAAATTGCAAGAAGCCAACTTATCTGAGGAAGTTGTGACAAAAATTAGGCAGCTAATGGATGGGAATCCTTATGCACAATTCTTTTTCCAGCTAAAGGATCATTCAAGCTTCCAAAATTTACAAATTCGAATTGTTGCCAATGCTATACTGGATCAACGTGTCTACAACAAACCATCAGTAGATCAAATTGCTGCAATTTGGATAGATAGAAACAATCCAAATGTACCATTCGATAGAGAGATTATTGTTCATGAGCATTCCAGCAACAAACATAGAGTCAAACATTATTATGGTTGCTATGACCCACTCCAATATCCTCTGCTTTTTCCAAATGGAGAGGTTGGCTGGCACCAAGGAATACACAAATATAAATCAAAAGGAGGTGCAAGTACATCTGAAGTTGCCAATGTAAACCAGAATGTCCCAACATACACGTCCGCTAATGAGGCGTTTCACAAAGAGGAGCAAG AGGTACGTCGTGAATCTAAATCATGCGTGTCTTGTAGAGAGTATTATTGCTACAAATTTCAAATACGCAAAGGAGAAAAGACAATACTACTATTGTGCGGACGGTTATTGCAGCAATTTGTGGTTGACATGTACATAAAGTTAGAAACAACAAGACTTGAATTCTTTAGATTAGAGCAAGCACTACTTAGAAGGGAAATATTGCAAGGTATAGTTGATAGTATCATGGCTGGAGAATATAGAGGAGATAAAGTTGGCCAAAGAGTAATATTGTCGGCACCATTCATCGGAGGCCCTAGAGATATGCGTCGTAGGTATATGGATGCAATGGCTTTGGTTCAACATTTTGGAAAACCAGATTTATTTATCACAATGACATGTAATCCTGATTGGGCGGAGATCCAGGAAAATCTATGCGAAGGACAACTTGAACAAGATAGACCAGACTTAGTGACTAGAGTTTTTAGGGCAAAATTACAGGATTTAAAGGAtcagattttcaagaaaaaaatatttg GGTACAAAATAACATCAGCAGACCAATATGACAAGTTTATTTCTGCGGAACTTCCTGATGAAGAAGAATATCCACTCTTGCATGACTTGGTTGTCAAGCATATGATGCATGGTCCATGTGGAAAACATCGTCCAACAAATTCATGCATGAAGGATGGTCAGTACAAGAATCACTATCCTAGGCCATTTAGTAATAAATCAATACAAGGAAAGGATGGATACCCTATTTataagagaagaaatgatggaAAGATC GGAAAGatatggacaaaaagaaaaacaagatcaGTTATTGGTCGAATTGCTACTG TTAATATAGAATTTTACTCAATGTTACAGCTAATCCTAGAGAAGGCGAAAG ACTTGCTAATTGTTAATGGAAGAGAGTGTGAAACATTCAAAGAAACTGCAAAGGAAAGAGGTTTACTAGAATCAGACAACAGTATTTCAGAATGCTTACGTGAAGCGGTCCTCTTCAAAATGCCATCAGCGTTGAGAAATTTATTTGCAATAATTTTGGTTCATTGTAATCCAACGGACATTAGGAAGCTCTGGGAAACCTATTACGAAGATATGTcaaaagattttagaaaaatacaTGACAATTCTCCTGTTGCTCAACTCCAATGCACATTGAAGAGCATCAATTATTTCTTAGAGAGCATGGGCAAGAAAATTGACAAGTACGACTTACCTAAACTTGATTATGGAAGGGATAATGGTAATGTATCGGAATGCAGAGAAATAATCGAAGAAAGGTCTATAAATGTATCGTCCGAAGATTTTGATGCACAATCAAAACTAAATCCTgaacaagaacaagctttcaagactatattagaGAGAGTCGACTCTGGCAGAGCGGGATTGTTCTTTGTGGATGGACCTGGAGGAACTGGAAAAACATTCCTATATCGTGCATTGCTTGCAAATCTCATATCAAGATGCATGATAGCTTTAGCAATGGCAACAAGTGGTGTAGCAGCTGCAATTTTACCCGAAGGTCGTACAACTCACTCTAGATTCGACATCCCTCTTTAG
- the LOC107794275 gene encoding uncharacterized protein LOC107794275 → MANRQTIETIDRSFRDIMDINELFGGKVMVSGGDFRQVLPVVPKSTRAETINASLVKSYLWNKMEKIQLIRNMRARADPTFSDFLLRIGNGEEPTIRDDMVLLPEKLIVKHDGDSTGEDNLIREIFPSLDEMSSCAKYMTETTILASRNEYVDQLNEMLIAKFPGESRTFLSFDSAEDDTNNYYQEEYLNTLTPSGLPPHRFVSNCNSLSFCEFIVY, encoded by the coding sequence ATGGCCAATCGTCAGACGATTGAAACCATTGATAGGAGCTTCAGAGATATAATGGATATTAATGAACTCTTTGGTGGAAAAGTGATGGTCTCCGGAGGTGATTTTcgtcaagtactaccagtagttccaaaatctaCCAGAGCTGAAACAATAAATGCAAGCTTGGTAAAATCATATTTGTGGAATAAAATGGAAAAGATTCAATTAATAAGAAATATGAGGGCAAGAGCAGATCCAACATTCAGCGATTTCTTACTACGGATCGGTAATGGAGAGGAACCTACAATAAGAGATGATATGGTCCTTCTTCCAGAAAAATTGATCGTCAAACATGATGGTGATAGTACTGGTGAAGataatttaataagagaaatatttccaTCTCTAGATGAAATGTCAAGTTGTGCAAAATACATGACAGAAACGACTATCTTGGCTAGCAGAAATGagtatgttgatcaactaaatgaGATGTTAATTGCTAAATTTCCTGGTGAAAGCAGAACTTTTTTGAGTTTTGACTCCGCAGAGGATGATACCAACAACTACTACCAGGAAGAgtacttaaatactttaacacCAAGTGGCCTTCCACCACACAGGTTTGTGTCAAATTGCAATTCTCTATCTTTCTGTGAATTCATTGTGTACTAG